The Hippopotamus amphibius kiboko isolate mHipAmp2 chromosome 16, mHipAmp2.hap2, whole genome shotgun sequence genomic interval TCACAGCCACGTACTTCAGGCCTGACTCCTGCAGTATCTTGTGCATCCGGATGTGGTCATCGGTCACATCCTGCAGTCTTGGGGGCACCGTGGACGGGTCCCACAGTAGGAAGGCTGGGGGGACACAGGGCAGGATTAGCCAAGGCTTGAGGACAGCCTGGCCAGGCCCATCGCCCGCAGGTCTCCTGCCAGGACCAAGCCCTACGGAGGCTCACGACTGCCCTCCAGTTTCTACAGGCTTCTCACTCTACCTGCTCCTGTCCAGTTACCTCCTGCCTAGACCATGGCAGCAGCCTCCTCTCTGGtctccctggctctgcccccCACATTCTGTTTCCCTGGCAGAGACAGAGGGATCAGAACTCATCTGTGACCCTGTCTCACCCAGGGTAAAAACAAAGGCCCCATCAGGTCCACAAGGCCCCACCTGATCTGGCCGCATTGGTCCCCTGACCTCACCACCCAACACTCTCCAGCCATGCTCCCTTCTGCCTCACAGCCTTTGCAAATGCTGACCCCTAAGCCTGGATCCCCTtactctccccactcctccctcaTGTCACTTCTCTTCCCTGGGAGACAACAGGTGTGATGGAACAGAGGTGAGGAGTGGGGACGGTGGAGACAGACAGCCTGGTTCcacaccccagctctgccagccacaggctgtgtgatctcaggtaAGGTGatgggcctctctgtgcctccgctCCCTAAGCTATACAAGGGAAACAATAAGAACAGCAactattcactgagcacctactatgttccaccATGAATATAAGTACTACTCAAAGGAGTTTTGAGAGGATTAAGTGCCATTCATCTGTAAGGTGCTCAGATGGTGCcaagcacacagtaagtgctcaataaatgctgtcTGCATTAACTGCTCCTGCTATGCACCCTGCAGCCCTCCTTTCAGATTATTCAGGGCAACCATTTGTTTAATACCACCTCATCCTAAATTGAGAGCTCTGTGAGGGTAAAGACCTGGCCTGTGTATTCTATTCCAGTCCTGATCCCTCTGCCCATACTCCACCTGAACCCTGACCTTGACCCCTCTGCCTGGGTGCTCCCCCTGATCCTGGTCCTGACTGCTCTGGCTGGTCACTGTTTGATGATGGCTCTGTGGCCACTTCCCTCCTACTTGTGAGAACCATGAGTACAGGGCCCAGGGCTCTATTGTGTCTCTGGCATCATCCAGCAAGGTTCAGGCacacagttggtgctcaataaatgcacaGTAACTTGGAGTGGCTCTAATGCACCTTGCAGAAGCCTCTGGGCTGCCTGTCCAGTACCCATCCCCCACTCTTCAGCCCCACCCCTATGACCCGCCACCCACCCGAGGTGCAGGCCACGACCTTGTCCACGCCGtgggccttcatggctgccacaATGTTCCGGGCACCCTCGGACATCACTGTGGTAGGACCTTAGAGGAGACAGAGAGTGGCTGTCACTGGcgggcggcggcggtggcgggggtggcaggggtggcaggggtggggctgggggcgggggtggtgctgGGGGCCGAGGTGCAGGGGTGGGCCGTGGACAGAGGGGAGGCCCAGTACTGAGGTCATTGCGGGTGCCCAGCAGCACGATGACGGCGTCCTGCCCAGCCACAGTCTTGTCCACATCGGCCGCCTGCCGAACGTCACCCACTATCACGTGGGCCGGCTGGGGCCCATCAGAGGGCAGCCTGGAGGTGTCCCGCACCAGCACTGTCACCTCATAGCCTGCAAAGAGGGGCAGAGAGGCAGGTCAGTTGACTTGTAGGCAGGCACTCACGGGATGCAGAGGCTGAGTCCCAGAGGGTGCCATGAACCCCCAAATCCATCCCCCAGATCCCCTGTCCTGAGACAATGGTCTTCAAACGTTTTTTTTGGCATACCCACAGCTGATACTCAGCTGGTTGTTAAAATAAGGTGG includes:
- the BLVRB gene encoding flavin reductase (NADPH) — its product is MAVKKIAIFGATGRTGLTTLAQAVKAGYEVTVLVRDTSRLPSDGPQPAHVIVGDVRQAADVDKTVAGQDAVIVLLGTRNDLSPTTVMSEGARNIVAAMKAHGVDKVVACTSAFLLWDPSTVPPRLQDVTDDHIRMHKILQESGLKYVAVMPPHIGDQPLTGAYSVTLDGRGPSRVISKHDLGHFMLRCLTTDEYNGHSTYPSHQYE